CCAACCAGTCCCAAAAGATAATAAGTTGAGCCAAAAGTTAATATCCATACTCCCCACCACATAGTTATCTCTCCAAAATAGTTCGGGTGTCTTGAATATTTCCAAAGACCAGACTTTAAAATCCCCCCTTTGTTTTTAGGATCTTTTTTGAAAAAATACATTTCTAAGTCCCCTACTGTTTCAAAGTAAAAACCAATAACCCAGATAATCAATCCAATAAAACCATAGAAACTTACGCCTCCTCCAAATCTGTTATATAAATTTGGAGCTAGTGAGATTAAAAACATAAAAAAACCTTGAACCAAAAATACGTTTATATAGCTTTTTAGAATAGCATTCTTTCCCCACTTTTCTTTCCACTCTTTATATCTAAAGTCTTCTGACTTACCCCAATTCCTTAATGTTATATAGCCTGTTAACCTTAAGCCCCACAAAAAAATTAAAATGGTGATGATAATCTTTGTTCTTTGAAAATCACCGGACATAAAAAGATTGAAAATAGCCAAAACTATAAACCCCATACCCCAAGCCGAATCTGCAATATCGTTTCTCTTTAGTTTAATTGAAAGCAAAAAGAACAAGTTCATAAAGAAGAATATAACTAACGTATTTTGCCAAGAAAAATTGAATAATTCCAACATTTTAAGAAATCTTTTGTATTATGGTTAAGGCAAAGTATGCAGTGGTTAAACATAGTATACCTCCCCAGATTATGTCGACTATTGTCATTTGAACAGACCAGCCTTTAAGTGTTGCTAGGTTTGTTAGATCATAAACTGCATAGGCACAAACACCGTAAACAAATGCATCAATTAAGGCCTTTGTTGTTGGGCCATTATCTATATGCCTACTAATTACAAGCCAAAATAAACCAAGGGGAATGAATATATAAACTAGTAAAACAGCAGGCCAGTTAACCACTCTTTCGAAGTTGACAAGCCATTTGTCGTAGGTATTTTTCATTAAAAACAGCCAGATAATATCTAATGGAAGCATTACTAGTAGAGTGATGAATAAATTTTTAAACATATTATTTCTAATAATTATTATACTAT
This bacterium DNA region includes the following protein-coding sequences:
- a CDS encoding DUF1295 domain-containing protein, which produces MLELFNFSWQNTLVIFFFMNLFFLLSIKLKRNDIADSAWGMGFIVLAIFNLFMSGDFQRTKIIITILIFLWGLRLTGYITLRNWGKSEDFRYKEWKEKWGKNAILKSYINVFLVQGFFMFLISLAPNLYNRFGGGVSFYGFIGLIIWVIGFYFETVGDLEMYFFKKDPKNKGGILKSGLWKYSRHPNYFGEITMWWGVWILTFGSTYYLLGLVGPLTITYLLVKVSGVPLLEKKYEGNKEFENYKKKTSALIPWFPRG
- a CDS encoding DUF2177 family protein, whose amino-acid sequence is MFKNLFITLLVMLPLDIIWLFLMKNTYDKWLVNFERVVNWPAVLLVYIFIPLGLFWLVISRHIDNGPTTKALIDAFVYGVCAYAVYDLTNLATLKGWSVQMTIVDIIWGGILCLTTAYFALTIIQKIS